One Pyrenophora tritici-repentis strain M4 chromosome 5, whole genome shotgun sequence DNA window includes the following coding sequences:
- a CDS encoding PRP38-assoc multi-domain protein — MTLDLGIGDITVKTATDVLLNLTMSNEEMNPTADSVIDPNPDLETRATPNRCTIRIPQTHSMTTLSMK, encoded by the coding sequence ATGACTCTCGATCTCGGCATAGGAGACATCACCGTGAAGACCGCCACCGACGTACTTCTCAACCTCACGATGAGCAACGAGGAGATGAATCCCACAGCAGACTCCGTAATAGATCCCAATCCAGATCTCGAGACAAGAGCCACCCCCAACAGGTGCACGATACGAATCCCTCAAACCCATTCGATGACGACGCTCAGTATGAAATGA
- a CDS encoding PGA2 domain containing protein has translation MDYVIENVVEWKNRFVNNGIKSLEEMTAQRWVRIIAIIGAYLLIRPYLLNAAAKKQKQQLEREAEELGLGKSDGPNANDFRGKGVKVTKGEVKKKE, from the coding sequence ATGGACTACGTAATCGAGAACGTCGTCGAGTGGAAGAACCGCTTCGTCAACAATGGAATCAAGTCTTTGGAGGAAATGACGGCCCAGCGCTGGGTCCGCATCATCGCCATCATCGGCGCCTACCTTCTCATCCGCCCATACCTGCTCAACGCCGCGGCTAAGAAGCAAAAACAACAGCTGGAAAGAGAGGCCGAAGAGCTGGGTCTCGGCAAGAGCGACGGCCCAAATGCGAATGACTTCCGGGGCAAGGGCGTCAAGGTCACCAAAGGGGAGGTCAAGAAGAAAGAATAG
- a CDS encoding Atrophin-1 multi-domain protein, producing MGFGGAALKFGSTALYALEFACAAVVLGIYSYFLAVEADRDARIPTWQKAVTGLSGAVVLYTIFAVLLTCCLGGKKIFAFLGILFNLLCCGAMIAIAVLTRDGASSCKGNVQTPLGNGPASSKQGFGSNGQGDQITYAASLGTICKLNTACMAVAIIGAVLFLLSALVQVLLMRHHKKEKAFGPGPSNGYTAGSRMKFWQRKKAARTTGHRDPEVGTIPTATAGGLAAPAAAHDYRPSHDTAYTGSTVASPNAYDSNKPVTGGYHTAPHVAPGAGYAANGTTNQYGSATNY from the exons ATGGGTTTCGGCGGTGCTGCACTCAAGTTTGGCTCGACTGCGCTGTATGCGCTCGAGTTTGCCTGCGCGGCGGTTGTATTGGGAATCTACAGCTACTTCCTCGCTGTAGAGGCTGATCGCGATGCTCGCATTCCTACCTGGCAAAAGGCCGTCACTGGTCTATCCGGTGCCGTTGTCTTGTACACCATTTTCGCTGTCCTATTGACATGCTGCCTCGGTGGAAAG AAAATCTTCGCCTTCCTCGGCATACTCTTCAACCTTCTCTGCTGCGGCGCCATGATCGCCATCGCAGTCCTAACACGTGACGGTGCATCCAGCTGCAAGGGCAACGTCCAAACTCCCCTTGGTAACGGCCCTGCAAGCTCCAAGCAGGGCTTTGGCTCCAACGGCCAAGGCGACCAAATCACTTACGCCGCCTCCCTTGGTACGATCTGCAAGCTCAACACCGCCTGCATGGCCGTCGCTATCATCGGCGCCGTCCTCTTCCTTCTCAGCGCCCTTGTCCAGGTCCTTCTTATGCGCCACCacaagaaggagaaggctTTTGGTCCTGGTCCCAGCAACGGCTATACTGCCGGTTCCCGCATGAAGTTCTGGCAGCGCAAGAAGGCCGCCAGGACCACTGGCCACCGCGACCCTGAGGTTGGCACCATCCCTACTGCCACTGCTGGAGGTCTTGCCGCCCCTGCTGCCGCTCACGACTACCGCCCCAGCCACGATACTGCCTACACTGGCTCCACCGTCGCTTCTCCCAACGCCTACGACAGCAACAAGCCCGTCACTGGTGGTTATCACACTGCTCCCCACGTTGCTCCTGGTGCCGGCTACGCAGCCAACGGCACCACCAACCAGTATGGCAGCGCCACAAACTACTAA
- a CDS encoding prolyl 4-hydroxylase alpha — MIHLEGFISPSERAHLLSLGEGAYNRSQVYTGTKDDIISDYRTSDTAVLPNNDTIVQRIISRASSLQGFTPLENHEKLQLTRYKAGQQFKEHWDHFQDEDIPANETQRVTTIFAILEASCEECGTRFPRISVDWSQEDQRWCCFIDCNDTTGITIKPIPGNALFWKNLNVTGDGDHRTLHAGLPPLNGTKTGLNIWTH, encoded by the exons ATGATACACCTCGAGGGGTTCATCTCACCCTCTGAACGAGCCCACCTACTGAGTTTAGG AGAAGGCGCCTACAACAGATCGCAAGTCTATACCGGTACTAAAGACGATATTATTTCAGATTATCGCACGAGTGATACAGCGGTACTCCCGAACAACGACACCATCGTCCAACGTATCATATCTCGAGCTTCCAGCCTCCAAGGCTTCACACCTCTAGAGAACCACGAAAAACTACAACTCACTCGGTACAAGGCGGGGCAACAGTTCAAAGAGCATTGGGATCACTTTCAAGACGAAGACATACCAGCGAATGAGACACAGAGAGTAACGACAATCTTTGCCATACTCGAGGCAAGTTGCGAGGAGTGTGGAACGAGATTTCCTCGGATTTCGGTGGATTGGTCACAAGAAGACCAGAGATGGTGCTGCTTCATTGATTGCAATGATACCACCGGCATCACTATCAAACCTATTCCTGGCAACGCGCTCTTCTGGAAAAACCTCAACGTTACTGGCGACGGAGACCACAGGACCTTGCATGCTGGTCTTCCCCCGCTTAATGGCACAAAAACTGGATTGAATATCTGGACCCATTGA
- a CDS encoding HMGL multi-domain protein — MSSKLFCLRSARLAARHPCRRRTFASAASSRADHVRIVEVGPRDGLQNEKKTIPLATKIELVERLARTGLTTIEAGSFVSPKWVPQMANSAEILERLLSSPPHSSHPITYQWLLPNVKGFDNFLSTWQSKSQSGHDAYPTPPPSPGTDNGPALNTSSSDPNAMPSASSGADAMNKNHNSTPPIHELSIFTAATESFTQKNTNCSIAESLKRFEPIMSKAKEMNLNVRAYISVALGCPYEGPDVDPHKVAELAVSLLEMGADEISVADTTGMGTAPKTLELLKTLNAAGVDKSDLALHFHDTYGQALVNSVVALEHGIRTFDAAVGGLGGCPFSPGATGNIATEDLVHCFHSLGAKTGVDIEKLSEVGEWISQELGRPNDSRAGKATLSQLRKAMK; from the exons ATGTCATCAAAGCTCTTCTGCCTTCGTTCTGCGCGTCTTGCTGCGCGCCACCCGTGTCGTCGAAGAACATTCGCTTCGGCCGCTTCTAGCCGCGCCGACCACGTTCGTATTGTAGAAGTTGGACCACGAGATGGGCTGCAGAATGAGAAGAAGACTATCCCGTTGGCGACCAAGATAGAGCTGGTAGAGAGACTGGCGCGAACCGGCTTGACGACCATTGAGGCGGGCTCTTTTGTCTCGCCGAAATGGGTACCGCAG ATGGCCAACTCTGCTGAAATACTTGAGCGACTACTCTCCTCACCGCCACACTCGTCGCATCCCATCACATACCAATGGCTCCTGCCAAACGTCAAGGGCTTCGACAACTTCCTCTCCACCTGGCAGTCCAAATCGCAATCAGGACACGACGCGTATCCTACACCTCCACCCTCCCCCGGTACCGATAATGGCCCCGCCCTGAACACATCCTCGTCCGATCCCAATGCCATGCCCTCCGCATCCTCCGGCGCCGACGCCATGAACAAAAATCACAACTCAACGCCTCCCATACACGAGCTCTCCATCTTCACCGCCGCGACAGAATCGTTTACACAAAAGAACACAAACTGCTCCATAGCCGAGTCGCTCAAGCGCTTCGAGCCGATCATGTCGAAGGCAAAGGAAATGAATCTAAATGTGCGAGCGTATATTTCCGTGGCACTCGGGTGCCCGTATGAAGGACCCGATGTCGACCCACACAAGGTTGCGGAATTGGCCGTGAGCTTGCTGGAAATGGGGGCTGATGAGATATCCGTAGCGGATACTACAGGCATGGGTACCGCGCCCAAGACGTTGGAGCTGCTGAAAACACTCAATGCAGCTGGTGTGGATAAGAGCGATTTGGCACTACACTTCCACGACACATACGGTCAAGCGCTGGTAAACTCGGTGGTCGCACTTGAACATGGAATCCGCACTTTTGATGCCGCAGTAGGTGGTCTGGGAGGCTGTCCATTCAGCCCAGGTGCAACCGGCAATATTGCGACAGAAGATTTGGTGCATTGCTTCCATAGCTTGGGTGCCAAGACTGGAGTTGATATTGAGAAACTTTCGGAAGTGGGTGAATGGATATCGCAAGAGCTTGGAAGGCCAAACGATAGTAGAGCTGGAAAGGCCACTCTGTCTCAGCTACGGAAAGCTATGAAGTAG
- a CDS encoding Fungal-trans-2 multi-domain protein, with protein MSLPIAKSPPSTATQEPKSQRINSVVSTSTSSSSSAQQDQHHFNTRASIDFGAPSPRSPTSPMYSAPQDYQYYSPTSPIPIPTPSPSMSFPMQHHRDHFEFLHPQASKFRHHQPHRGPLQRLQTTLHVPLDDYGMSASTASLGTYSDSDFPSPSEFPNTPVDEYPFADPSMPRYPSFDHAPMSSLDNYFLHEAPRSLPMGDDMSSSVSSDQSIHDYPEVSTAPQSMGPVTFQDVFVEGEMSSSFNGFQPGFSFLPSEGMSSYGSGPLSQDVLSLTTSIPQSLTITSPLSPRMLYLLDYYDRFICPVLVAFDSHNNPYRMHIIQLAMQNEELQNAIGALATNNMRMRGGIEGRRLSVPHDTRLIPAHAYSEMTARELREMHGEATDEEKHYKANSIALLNKKLVDFDGSQDDSVLATLLILCLFHVCDSGFTKFKTQLAGVQKLLSLRDRTVQSEFVGWIETFFTWFDVMTAAVNDREIEVRGDSLDMMNLSANLGSMEHHSGCEGRLFKLIARLGRLNLLSQNRPVRDDDETPTSSPRSKKAKDFYSFSFDNIDGSDWATPIAEARDPFSSAHDDARSEFWKEWNDLRNRLQEWEFPSPGDMQSTSCEATSSMLAMSPEQAALLHISESFRYAALLYTERLAQPTLPASSLNFQNLVSQGLYHISQIGITSCVNKFLLWPLFIVGTECVDPEHRAVVRQRCVEIQRESGFFNNLSGLEVLERVWREDDEWTDGDIQIPRQNGPFSTVQHPFRWRRAMDRMDGEYIVL; from the coding sequence ATGTCTCTGCCCATTGCAAAGTCGCCCCCATCCACTGCCACACAGGAGCCCAAATCACAACGGATCAACTCTGTAGTCTCCACCAGCACATCCTCGTCCAGCAGTGCTCAGCAAGATCAACATCACTTCAACACCAGGGCTAGCATAGACTTTGGCGCACCATCCCCAAGGAGTCCCACAAGTCCCATGTATTCCGCACCACAGGATTACCAATACTACAGCCCGACCAGTCCAATCCCTATCCCAACTCCTTCGCCCTCAATGTCATTTCCCATGCAACATCACAGGGATCATTTTGAGTTCCTACATCCCCAGGCTTCCAAGTTCAGGCATCACCAACCACACAGAGGTCCTCTTCAACGACTACAAACCACTCTTCATGTTCCTCTAGACGACTATGGCATGTCTGCCTCGACTGCCTCATTGGGCACATATAGCGATAGCGACTTTCCCTCACCAAGCGAGTTTCCCAACACCCCAGTCGACGAATACCCCTTTGCCGACCCGTCAATGCCTCGCTACCCATCCTTTGACCACGCGCCCATGAGCTCCTTGGACAACTACTTTCTCCATGAGGCCCCACGTTCATTGCCCATGGGCGACGACATGAGCTCGAGCGTAAGCTCAGACCAAAGTATACACGACTATCCTGAAGTCAGCACAGCCCCGCAAAGTATGGGCCCCGTTACATTTCAAGATGTGTTTGTGGAGGGAGAGATGAGCTCGAGTTTCAACGGCTTCCAACCCGGTTTCTCCTTTCTCCCATCGGAGGGTATGTCTTCCTATGGCTCTGGCCCCCTGTCTCAAGACGTTCTGTCGCTCACCACTTCTATTCCTCAGAGCCTTACCATCACTTCGCCCCTTTCCCCGCGGATGCTATACCTTCTGGACTACTACGACAGATTTATATGCCCGGTGCTGGTGGCTTTTGATAGCCACAACAACCCCTACCGGATGCACATCATCCAGCTGGCCATGCAGAATGAGGAGCTGCAAAACGCCATCGGCGCTCTGGCCACGAACAACATGCGCATGCGAGGAGGTATTGAAGGACGCCGATTGAGCGTTCCTCACGATACCCGACTCATCCCAGCACATGCCTACTCGGAAATGACTGCCCGAGAACTGCGCGAAATGCATGGCGAAGCAACCGATGAAGAGAAGCACTACAAGGCCAACTCCATCGCTCTACTCAACAAGAAGCTAGTCGACTTTGACGGTTCGCAGGACGACTCTGTCCTAGCTACGCTTCTTATCCTCTGCCTCTTCCACGTCTGCGATTCTGGCTTCACAAAGTTCAAGACCCAGCTCGCTGGTGTACAGAAGCTTCTGAGTCTGCGGGATAGAACAGTTCAATCAGAATTTGTCGGATGGATCGAGACCTTCTTTACTTGGTTCGATGTCATGACCGCTGCAGTCAACGACCGAGAAATCGAGGTCCGCGGCGATTCCCTTGACATGATGAACTTGAGCGCCAACTTGGGCTCAATGGAACACCACTCTGGTTGTGAAGGGCGGCTCTTCAAACTCATTGCGCGGCTCGGAAGACTCAACTTGCTCAGTCAGAATCGACCTGTACGCGATGATGACGAGACACCCACTTCATCCCCTCGATCGAAGAAGGCAAAAGACTTTTATTCTTTTAGCTTTGACAATATAGACGGCAGCGATTGGGCCACACCTATTGCCGAAGCACGAGATCCCTTTTCATCCGCACACGACGATGCCCGCTCCGAGTTCTGGAAGGAGTGGAACGATCTACGGAACAGACTTCAAGAGTGGGAGTTTCCCTCACCCGGTGACATGCAATCAACATCTTGCGAGGCTACATCTTCCATGCTCGCCATGTCTCCCGAACAAGCAGCACTTCTCCACATCAGCGAGAGCTTCCGCTATGCAGCGCTTCTCTACACTGAGCGTCTAGCACAACCCACTCTCCCTGCATCGTCTCTCAACTTCCAGAACCTGGTCTCACAGGGTCTATACCACATCTCGCAAATCGGCATCACAAGCTGTGTCAACAAATTCCTCCTCTGGCCACTGTTCATTGTGGGCACAGAGTGTGTGGATCCCGAGCACCGTGCTGTTGTACGACAGCGTTGTGTTGAAATCCAACGCGAGAGCGGCTTTTTCAACAACCTCAGCGGGCTCGAAGTTCTCGAGCGTGTGTGGCGTGAGGATGACGAGTGGACCGACGGCGATATTCAGATTCCCCGACAAAACGGCCCTTTTAGCACAGTGCAACATCCCTTCCGGTGGAGGAGAGCCATGGACCGCATGGATGGCGAGTACATTGTTCTTTGA
- a CDS encoding DDE-3 multi-domain protein, which translates to MPGTGHRLQPAVLQAILDRIAACESDRAISRATGASRNTVAKLRLSLEFWGVPYPPRCVRLGRPSILRQAQREGLQAYLNGSPGAYMDEMRDFLYDEYDVRISLASVYRELEKMRWSRKLATKRAKEQSEPLRRLYLARMAQHYKAEQIVALDESACNERTGDRKYGWSPIGEPVELSHSFRRSERWSLLPAMTIDGYISYKIFQGAITSEILEDFLEFQVLPFCNPHPGPASVIVLDNASIHRSERVRVLCQSAGVLLEYLPPYSPDFNPIEKSFKQLKGWMKRNSAQAENFIDFGVFLEYAAQLVCCNINCRSWFHRCGYPY; encoded by the coding sequence atgccaggcaccggccaccgcttgcagcccgctgttctccaggctatcctcgaccgaattgctgcctgcgaaagtgatcgagccatctctagagctacaggtgcgagccgtaacacagtagcaaagctgaggttgagcttagagttttggggcgtgccttatccgccgcgctgcgttcgacttgggcggccatctatactccggcaagctcagcgcgaaggccttcaggcatacctcaatggctcaccgggcgcatacatggatgagatgagggacttcttgtacgacgagtacgacgttaggataagccttgcgagcgtttaccgagagctagagaagatgagatggtctcgcaagcttgcaacaaagcgggcaaaggagcagagtgagccactccgccgcctctatcttgccaggatggcgcaacactataaggcggagcagatcgttgcgttggacgagagcgcctgcaatgagcgtacgggcgaccgcaagtatggctggtctccaatcggggagccggtggagctatcacacagcttcaggcgatcagaacggtggtcgctgctgccagccatgacgatagatggctacataagctataagatctttcaaggcgcgattacatctgagatcctagaagacttcttagagtttcaagtgctgccgttctgcaatcctcacccagggccagcctcagtaatcgtgcttgataacgcctccatccatcgatcagagcgtgtacgggtgctttgccaaagtgctggagtactccttgagtatctgccgccatactcaccagatttcaaccccatcgagaagagctttaagcagctcaaggggtggatgaaaaggaattcagcgcaagcggagaacttcattgactttggggtctttcttgagtatgcagcgcagctggtgtgctgtaatattaactgcagaagctggttccataggtgtggctatccctattaa
- a CDS encoding XdhB, Xanthine dehydrogenase, molybdopterin-binding subunit B, with protein MAPGLVSPQPAVSKEATKSLHEVTAEYDDTLRFYLNGTKVVLDSADPEVTLLEYLRGIGLTGTKLGCAEGGCGACTVVVSQFNPTTKKIYHASVNACLAPLVSIDGKHVITVEGIGNVKRPHPAQERIAKGNGSQCGFCTPGIVMSLYALLRNNVGPSELEVEEAFDGNLCRCTGYRPILDAAQSFSVKTGCGKAKANGGGGCCMEKDGANGGGCCKNRTDGEDQPIKRFTPPGFIEYKPDTELIFPPQLRKHEFKPLAFGNKKKRWFRPTTLQQLLEIKDAYPSAKLIGGSTETQIEIKFKGMNYNASVFVGDIAELRQFKLHNDHLEIGGNVVLTDLEEICKDALEHYGPVQGQPFATILKQIRYFAGRQIRNVGTPAGNLATASPISDLNPVFVATNATLVAKSLKETTEIPMSTFFKGYRQTALPPDAVIAGLKIPVAKEKGEYIRAYKQAKRKDDDIAIVNAALRITLDDQHTVESVDLVYGGMAPTTIHARKAMDFLQGKKFADLKTLEGVMDKLEEDFDLRFGVPGGMATYRKTLALGFFYKFYHEVLAELHAEEVEIDTQAIGEIERDISKGEKDKKAAEAYIQNEVGQSKNHVAAMKQCTGEAQYTDDIPLQRNELYGCLVLSTKAHAKLLSVDAEPALELPGVVAYVDHNDLATPESNWWGAPACDETFFAIDEVFTAGQPIGMILADTAKHAEQAARAVKIEYEELPAIFTIEEAIQKESYFNHFRHIKKGDTEKSFAEADHVFTGVARMGGQEHFYLETQACLAVPKPEDGEMEIFSSTQNPAETQAYVSKVVGVAANKIVTRVKRMGGGFGGKETRSVQLAGIVACAANKVRRPVRCMLNRDEDIMTSGQRHPFLARWKVAVNKDGKLQALDADVFCNGGWSQDLSGAVVERSLSHIDNVYSIPNIHVRGRVAKTNTVSNTAFRGFGGPQGMFIAETYMEEIADHLNIPVERLREINMYSPETNMITHYNQEIKDWYVPLMYKQVQEESFYAQRRQEIEEWNKMHKWNKRGLAIIPTKFGISFTALFLNQAGALVHIYHDGSILVAHGGTEMGQGLHTKMTQIAAETLGVPLADVFISETATNTVANSSSTAASASSDLNGYAIHNACLQLNERLAPFKEKLGPNATMKELAHAAYFDRVNLSAQGFYKTPDIGYVWGANTGQMFFYFTQGVAAAEVEIDTLTGDWTCRRADIKMDVGRSINPAIDYGQIEGAFVQGQGLFTTEESLWLRGTGGIATKGPGNYKIPGFRDIPQVFNLSLLKDVQWENLRTIQRSRGVGEPPLFMGSAVFFAIRDALKSARAQFGETEVLHLVSPATPERIRISCADPILKRAWVEPKKGEKSFFVSI; from the exons ATGGCGCCCGGTCTTGTCTCCCCTCAACCTGCCGTGTCAAAAGAGGCCACCAAGTCGCTCCATGAAGTGACGGCCGAGTACGATGATACGTTGAGGTTCTACCTTAATGGGACGAAGGTGGTGCTGGACAGTGCGGATCCTGAGGTCACGCTACTGGAGTACCTGAGGGGGATTGGGTTGACCGGAACGAAGTTGGGATGTGCAGAGGGTGGATGTGGTGCTTGTACGGTG GTTGTGTCACAATTCAATCCAACTACCAAGAAGATATACCACGCTTCCGTAAACGCATGCCTCGCACCGCTCGTCAGCATAGATGGCAAACACGTCATAACAGTCGAGGGAATCGGCAATGTAAAGCGACCACATCCGGCACAAGAGCGCATAGCAAAGGGCAATGGTAGCCAGTGTGGGTTCTGTACTCCCGGCATAGTCATGTCCTTGTATGCGCTCCTTCGCAATAATGTTGGGCCGAGCGAACTTGAGGTTGAGGAGGCCTTTGATGGCAACCTTTGCAGATGTACAGGATACAGACCTATATTGGATGCGGCACAGAGCTTCAGTGTGAAGACGGGCTGTGGCAAAGCAAAGGCCAATGGCGGTGGTGGATGTTGCATGGAAAAAGATGGTGCAAATGGAGGAGGCTGCTGTAAGAATAGGACAGACGGAGAGGACCAACCTATCAAGAGGTTCACACCACCGGGATTCATCGAGTACAAGCCGGATACAGAATTGATATTCCCCCCACAACTACGAAAACACGAGTTCAAGCCTCTGGCATTCGGTAataagaagaagaggtggttcAGACCGACGACTTTGCAACAGCTACTAGAGATCAAAGATGCGTATCCGTCAGCGAAGCTCATCGGTGGCTCGACGGAGACACAGATTGAGATCAAGTTCAAGGGCATGAACTACAACGCTTCAGTGTTTGTTGGAGATATTGCAGAGCTACGACAGTTTAAGTTGCATAACGACCACCTCGAAATTGGTGGTAATGTTGTTCTCACTGACCTCGAGGAAATTTGTAAAGATGCTCTTGAACACTATGGGCCTGTACAGGGCCAGCCGTTTGCGACCATTTTGAAGCAGATTCGATACTTCGCCGGACGACAGATCAGGAACGTAGGAACACCAGCAGGTAATCTGGCGACAGCGAGTCCCATTTCAGATTTGAATCCGGTTTTTGTCGCCACGAACGCAACGCTCGTGGCCAAGAGCCTCAAGGAGACGACGGAGATTCCCATGTCGACGTTCTTCAAGGGATATAGGCAGACTGCACTGCCACCAGATGCGGTGATCGCTGGTTTAAAGATCCCAGTGGCGAAAGAGAAGGGTGAATATATCCGTGCCTATAAACAGGCGAAAAGAAAGGACGACGACATTGCAATTGTGAATGCAGCACTGAGGATTACACTGGACGATCAACATACTGTCGAGAGTGTGGATTTGGTGTACGGTGGCATGGCACCCACGACGATCCACGCGCGGAAAGCAATGGACTTCCTCCAGGGAAAGAAGTTTGCCGACCTCAAAACGCTGGAAGGTGTCATGGACAAGCTTGAGGAAGACTTTGACTTGCGATTCGGCGTACCAGGTGGTATGGCCACGTACAGAAAGACTCTTGCTCTTGGTTTCTTCTACAAGTTCTATCATGAAGTTTTGGCTGAACTGCATGCTGAGGAAGTTGAGATTGACACCCAAGCTATTGGTGAGATTGAAAGAGATATCAGCAAGGGCGAGAAGGATAAGAAGGCCGCGGAGGCGTACATCCAAAACGAAGTTGGACAATCGAAGAATCACGTCGCGGCTATGAAGCAATGTACAGGTGAAGCGCAGTACACGGACGATATCCCACTGCAAAGGAATGAGCTCTACGGATGCTTGGTACTGTCAACCAAGGCGCACGCGAAGTTGCTCTCAGTTGACGCAGAACCTGCGCTAGAGCTACCTGGCGTTGTTGCGTATGTTGATCACAATGATTTGGCAACACCCGAATCCAActggtggggtgcgccggCTTGTGACGAGACATTCTTCGCCATTGATGAAGTCTTCACAGCCGGTCAGCCTATTGGTATGATCCTGGCAGATACCGCAAAGCATGCGGAGCAAGCTGCGCGGGCCGTCAAGATTGAGTACGAGGAGCTTCCGGCGATCTTCACCATTGAAGAGGCTATCCAGAAAGAGAGCTACTTCAACCACTTCCGTCATATTAAAAAAGGAGATACTGAGAAATCATTCGCCGAGGCTGATCACGTCTTCACTGGAGTTGCGCGAATGGGTGGACAGGAGCACTTCTACCTCGAGACTCAGGCTTGTCTGGCAGTTCCAAAGCCAGAAGATGGCGAGATGGAAATCTTCAGCAGTACACAAAATCCGGCAGAGACACAAGCCTACGTTTCCAAGGTGGTTGGTGTTGCTGCGAACAAGATTGTCACTCGCGTGAAGCGTATGGGTGGCGGTTTCGGTGGTAAGGAGACACGCTCTGTTCAACTCGCTGGTATTGTGGCCTGCGCAGCGAACAAGGTCCGCCGACCTGTACGTTGTATGCTGAACCGGGACGAGGATATCATGACATCCGGACAACGACACCCCTTCCTTGCTCGGTGGAAAGTAGCTGTCAACAAGGACGGAAAACTGCAAGCTCTCGATGCAGACGTCTTCTGCAACGGTGGCTGGAGTCAAGACCTTTCTGGTGCGGTTGTCGAGCGGTCTCTCTCGCATATCGACAACGTCTACTCGATACCTAATATCCACGTACGTGGCCGCGTCGCAAAGACCAACACAGTCTCCAACACAGCCTTCCGTGGTTTCGGTGGACCACAGGGAATGTTCATCGCCGAGACTTACATGGAAGAAATTGCCGACCACCTCAACATTCCAGTTGAGAGACTGAGGGAAATAAACATGTACTCACCCGAAACGAACATGATAACGCACTACAACCAGGAAATCAAGGACTGGTATGTTCCTTTGATGTACAAGCAGGTGCAAGAAGAGTCTTTCTACGCACAGCGCCGGCAAGAAATTGAAGAATGGAACAAGATGCATAAGTGGAATAAGCGCGGTCTCGCCATCATACCGACGAAATTCGGTATCTCCTTCACAGCGCTCTTCTTAAACCAAGCTGGCGCGCTGGTACACATCTATCATGATGGCAGCATTCTTGTTGCACATGGTGGAACAGAAATGGGTCAGGGGCTGCACACGAAGATGACGCAGATAGCAGCTGAGACGCTGGGAGTACCACTCGCGGACGTATTCATCAGCGAGACGGCGACAAACACCGTTGCGAACAGCTCCTCGACTGCCGCCTCTGCCTCCTCAGACTTGAACGGATACGCCATTCATAACGCCTGTCTACAACTAAACGAGCGCCTTGCACCCTTCAAGGAGAAGCTTGGCCCCAACGCGACCATGAAGGAACTGGCTCACGCCGCTTACTTTGACCGTGTCAACCTTTCCGCCCAAGGCTTCTACAAAACACCCGACATCGGCTACGTCTGGGGCGCCAACACTGGCCAAATGTTCTTCTACTTCACTCAAGGTGTTGCAGCAGCTGAGGTTGAAATCGACACCCTGACTGGTGACTGGACTTGTCGTCGCGCCGATATCAAGATGGATGTCGGTCGCTCCATCAACCCGGCCATCGACTACGGCCAGATCGAAGGCGCGTTTGTTCAGGGCCAGGGCTTGTTCACTACTGAAGAGAGTCTTTGGCTCAGGGGAACGGGTGGCATAGCGACGAAGGGACCGGGCAATTACAAGATTCCTGGCTTCAGAGACATACCGCAGGTGTTCAATCTCAGTTTGCTCAAGGATGTGCAGTGGGAGAATCTGAGAACTATTCAGAGGAGTAGGGGTGTTG GCGAACCACCCCTCTTCATGGGCTCAGCTGTCTTCTTCGCTATTCGCGATGCACTCAAATCTGCTCGCGCGCAGTTTGGGGAAACTGAGGTGCTGCACTTGGTTAGTCCGGCTACCCCGGAGCGTATAAGGATCAGCTGTGCAGATCCGATATTGAAGCGTGCGTGGGTCGAGCCCAAGAAGGGAGAGAAGAGTTTCTTTGTTAGTATTTGA